The Helianthus annuus cultivar XRQ/B chromosome 16, HanXRQr2.0-SUNRISE, whole genome shotgun sequence genome includes a window with the following:
- the LOC110915762 gene encoding putative glycerol-3-phosphate transporter 1 yields the protein MGSISDPENNENKINTITKPPGIRLLECVKKSNLSFKTHQAIVLIITFLAYASYHAARKTTSIIKSSLDPPPPNNSFLQSSNTLSWLLGTGWAPFNEANGTGLLGDLDLAFLFVYSIGMFFSGHIGDRMNLRIFLTIGMIGTGLFTSLFGVGYWANIHIFYYYLIVQMLAGLFQSTGWPSVVALIGNWFEKGNRGLIMGVWNAHTSVGNISGSLIASYFLKYGWGWSMVVPGLMITLVGLLLFMFLPVDPKSVGVNKDDDKAVSSEKIGAEFTKPLLSLKINQEKESPVGFIEAWKIPGVAPYAFCLFFAKLVAYTFLYWLPFYISQSAIDGEYLSDVEAGNLSTLFDVGGVVGGILAGHISDRLNARAITAASFMYCAIPALYFYRNYGHVSMTINIILMLVTGMFVNGPYALITTAVSADLGTHRSLKGNSRALATVTAIIDGTGSIGAAIGPLLTGYISTRSWSAVFTMLMVAAFVAGLFLTRLVVAEIATKWQDSRRGLPTSARRSTTVDV from the exons ATGGGTTCTATATCAGACCCGGAAAACAACGAAAACAAAATCAACACCATCACGAAACCACCCGGAATTCGATTATTAGAATGTGTCAAGAAATCAAATCTCTCATTCAAAACACACCAAGCTATTGTCCTAATCATCACATTCTTAGCATACGCGAGCTACCACGCTGCGCGAAAAACCACCAGCATCATAAAAAGCTCACTTGATCCTCCACCACCAAACAACTCGTTTCTACAAAGTTCCAATACGCTTTCGTGGTTACTTGGAACCGGGTGGGCCCCGTTTAACGAAGCAAACGGGACTGGGTTACTTGGAGATCTCGACTTGGCTTTCTTATTCGTATACTCGATTGGTATGTTCTTCTCGGGCCATATTGGAGACCGAATGAACCTAAGGATATTCTTGACAATCGGAATGATTGGAACCGGTTTGTTCACTTCATTATTTGGAGTAGGATATTGGGCCAACATTCATATCTTTTACTATTATTTGATAGTGCAAATGCTAGCCGGGTTGTTTCAATCCACGGGTTGGCCTTCTGTGGTTGCGCTGATCGGGAACTGGTTTGAGAAAGGCAATCGCGGGCTCATAATGGGCGTTTGGAACGCGCACACGTCGGTTGGGAACATTTCTGGCTCTTTGATTGCTTCTTATTTCTTGAAGTATGGTTGGGGTTGGTCTATGGTTGTTCCTGGTTTGATGATTACTTTGGTCGGATTGTTGCTTTTCATGTTTTTACCCGTTGATCCTAAATCGGTAGGAGTTAATAAAGACGACGATAAAGCGGTTTCATCTGAAAAGATTGGGGCCGAATTTACTAAACCGCTTTTGTCCTTGAAGATTAATCAAGAGAAAGAATCACCCGTCGGGTTCATAGAAGCATGGAAAATACCCGGGGTTGCACCCTACGCGTTTTGCCTCTTTTTCGCGAAGTTGGTTGCTTATACGTTTTTGTATTGGCTCCCGTTTTACATTAGTCAGTCAG CCATAGATGGTGAATACCTATCTGACGTGGAGGCCGGTAATCTATCTACACTGTTCGATGTAGGCGGTGTAGTGGGCGGCATCCTAGCTGGACACATTTCCGACAGGCTAAATGCTAGAGCCATTACCGCCGCAAGCTTCATGTATTGTGCTATTCCAGCCCTATACTTTTACCGAAACTATGGACACGTATCCATGACCATAAACATCATACTCATGTTGGTCACCGGCATGTTTGTCAACGGGCCCTACGCGCTCATAACCACCGCTGTTTCAGCTGACCTCGGGACCCACCGGTCGTTAAAAGGCAACTCCCGGGCCCTTGCAACCGTCACTGCAATCATTGATGGAACTGGGTCCATTGGCGCTGCAATCGGTCCATTGCTTACGGGTTACATTTCAACCCGGAGCTGGAGTGCGGTTTTCACAATGCTTATGGTCGCGGCTTTTGTGGCGGGGTTGTTTCTTACTAGACTTGTGGTGGCGGAAATAGCTACAAAATGGCAAGACTCACGGCGAGGTTTGCCTACTAGCGCACGCAGGTCTACTACCGTTGATGTGTGA